From one Amycolatopsis sp. FDAARGOS 1241 genomic stretch:
- a CDS encoding NAD-dependent epimerase/dehydratase family protein, giving the protein MRIVITGASGNIGTALLRQLPEGWELTGVSRRIPDLTAEPYAGASWLQLDVGEPGSDEALARAFDGADAVVHLAWAISPAWDDPPMSRTNGDGTRHVLAAAAKAAVQHVVCASSVAAYGPAPRAEKVPETWPCTGIPASAYSRGKSELETVLDLFTAAHPEVGLARIRPCAVLQRSAAGEFTRWLLGPVVPPGVLGGRLLPVPLWDGLRAQAVHADDVAQALRLILERRATGPFNLAAPDVLDADALARLFGRLRVPIRKPFARFVARVAWTAGLQPLHPGWLELADRAALVDTTRAEVVLDWQPRHTTAATLAELVAGLREHAAGASPPLARARTGARSRLRGVTRMRPTHQSQA; this is encoded by the coding sequence GTGCGAATCGTGATCACCGGCGCGAGCGGGAACATCGGCACGGCTCTGCTGCGGCAGCTGCCCGAGGGCTGGGAGCTCACCGGCGTTTCGCGGCGGATCCCCGATTTGACGGCCGAGCCGTACGCCGGCGCCTCGTGGTTGCAGCTGGACGTCGGCGAACCCGGTTCCGACGAAGCTCTGGCACGCGCGTTCGACGGCGCCGACGCGGTCGTGCACCTCGCCTGGGCCATCTCGCCGGCCTGGGACGACCCGCCGATGTCGCGCACCAACGGGGACGGCACCCGGCACGTGCTCGCCGCCGCGGCGAAGGCCGCGGTCCAGCACGTCGTGTGCGCGTCGTCGGTGGCGGCCTACGGGCCGGCACCACGTGCCGAGAAGGTGCCCGAGACCTGGCCGTGCACCGGCATCCCGGCCAGCGCTTACAGCAGGGGCAAGTCCGAACTGGAGACGGTGCTCGACCTGTTCACCGCCGCGCACCCGGAGGTCGGCCTGGCCCGGATCCGCCCGTGTGCGGTGCTGCAACGGTCTGCGGCGGGGGAGTTCACGCGGTGGCTGCTGGGGCCGGTCGTCCCGCCCGGGGTGCTCGGCGGCCGGCTGCTGCCGGTGCCGCTGTGGGACGGCCTGCGCGCGCAGGCCGTCCACGCCGACGACGTGGCCCAAGCCCTGCGGCTGATCCTCGAGCGGCGCGCCACCGGCCCGTTCAACCTGGCGGCGCCGGACGTGCTCGACGCCGACGCCCTGGCCCGGTTGTTCGGCCGGCTGCGGGTGCCCATCAGGAAACCGTTCGCGCGGTTCGTCGCGCGCGTCGCGTGGACGGCGGGCCTTCAGCCCCTGCACCCGGGCTGGCTGGAATTGGCTGACCGCGCGGCGCTCGTGGACACCACGCGCGCCGAGGTGGTCCTGGACTGGCAGCCCCGGCACACCACGGCGGCGACGCTCGCGGAACTCGTCGCCGGCCTCCGGGAGCACGCCGCGGGCGCGTCGCCACCCCTGGCCCGCGCCCGCACCGGCGCGCGATCGCGGCTGCGGGGGGTCACGCGCATGCGCCCGACGCACCAGTCGCAGGCCTGA